In a genomic window of Callospermophilus lateralis isolate mCalLat2 chromosome 12, mCalLat2.hap1, whole genome shotgun sequence:
- the Zic5 gene encoding zinc finger protein ZIC 5 codes for MFLKAGRGKKVPPVRVYEPDCVVLMEPPLSKRNPPELRLADLATAQAQPHQNMTGFPALASPPAHSQLRAATAHLHPRDLGTDPGVAVTALGPEHMAQASAQSLSPSSQVLPAQSEAPAAAARTVAVVAHPGSGTYPGGGGSSGAQSSAPPPPAPPLPPSPSPPPPSPPPPPPSALSGYTTTNSGGGGSSGKGHSRDFVLRRDLSATAPAAAMHGAPLGGEQRSGTSSPQHPAPPPHSASMFISASGTYAGPDSGGGPALFPALHDTPGAPGGHPHPLNGQMRLGLAAAAAAAAAELYGRAEPPFAPRSGDAHYGAVAAAAAAALHGYGAVNLNLNLAAAAAAAAAGPGPHLQHHAPPPAPPPPPPPAQHPHQHHPHLPGAAGAFLRYMRQPIKQELICKWIDPDELAGPPPPPPPAGGAKPCSKTFGTMHELVNHVTVEHVGGPEQSSHVCFWEDCPREGKPFKAKYKLINHIRVHTGEKPFPCPFPGCGKVFARSENLKIHKRTHTGEKPFKCEFDGCDRKFANSSDRKKHSHVHTSDKPYYCKIRGCDKSYTHPSSLRKHMKIHCKSPPPSPGALGYSSVGTPVGAPLSPVLDPARSRSSTLSPQVTNLNEWYVCQASGAPSHLHTPSSNGTTSESEDEEMYGNPEVVRTIH; via the exons ATGTTTTTGAAGGCGGGCAGAGGGAAAAAGGTCCCCCCAGTGAGGGTCTATGAGCCTGATTGTGTAGTTCTGATGGAGCCCCCTTTGAGCAAGAGGAACCCGCCAGAGCTGAGATTAGCGGATTTGGCAACGGCTCAGGCCCAGCCGCATCAGAATATGACAGGCTTCCCGGCGCTGGCCAGCCCGCCCGCCCACTCCCAACTCCGCGCTGCTACCGCGCACCTCCACCCGCGGGACCTGGGTACTGACCCCGGCGTGGCCGTCACTGCGCTTGGACCCGAGCACATGGCCCAGGCGAGCGCTCAGAGCCTCAGCCCTTCTTCCCAGGTGCTCCCGGCGCAGTCCGAGGCTCCAGCGGCTGCTGCCCGCACTGTGGCCGTAGTCGCGCACCCAGGCTCCGGCACCTACCCCGGCGGCGGGGGCAGCAGTGGCGCGCAGTCCTCCGCGCCCCCGcccccagcccctcctcttcctccctccccttcaccccctcctccttcccctcccccgcCTCCTCCTTCTGCCCTCTCGGGCTACACCACCACCAACAGtggcggcggcggcagcagcgGCAAAGGCCACAGCAGGGACTTCGTCCTCCGGAGGGACCTTTCCGCCACGGCCCCCGCGGCGGCCATGCACGGGGCCCCGCTCGGAGGGGAGCAGAGGTCCGGCACCAGCTCCCCCCAGCACCCGGCCCCGCCTCCCCACTCGGCCAGCATGTTCATCTCTGCCAGCGGCACCTACGCGGGCCCGGACAGCGGCGGTGGCCCGGCGCTCTTCCCCGCGCTGCACGACACTCCAGGGGCTCCCGGCGGTCACCCACACCCGCTCAACGGCCAAATGCGTCTGGGGCtggcggcggcggcagcagcagcggctGCTGAGCTGTATGGCCGAGCAGAGCCGCCCTTCGCTCCACGCTCTGGGGACGCGCACTACGGGGCGGTGGCTGCCGCTGCGGCCGCCGCCCTGCACGGCTATGGAGCCGTGAACTTAaacctgaacctggctgcagcggcGGCCGCAGCGGCAGCGGGGCCTGGGCCCCACCTGCAGCACCACGCGCCGCCCccggcgccgccgccgccgccgccgcccgcgcAGCACCCGCACcagcaccacccccacctcccaggggCAGCCGGGGCCTTCCTGCGCTACATGCGGCAGCCAATCAAGCAGGAGCTCATCTGCAAGTGGATCGACCCCGACGAGCTGGCCGGGCCGCCACCGCCACCGCCTCCGGCCGGCGGCGCCAAGCCCTGCTCCAAAACTTTCGGCACCATGCATGAGCTGGTGAACCACGTCACGGTGGAGCACGTGGGCGGCCCGGAGCAAAGCAGCCACGTCTGCTTCTGGGAGGACTGTCCACGCGAAGGCAAGCCCTTCAAGGCCAAATACAAGCTCATCAACCACATCCGCGTGCACACTGGCGAGAAGCCCTTCCCCTGCCCCTTCCCGGGCTGCGGCAAGGTCTTTGCACGCTCTGAAAACCTCAAGATCCACAAGCGCACTCATACAG GGGAAAAGCCTTTCAAATGTGAATTTGATGGTTGTGATAGGAAGTTTGCCAATAGCAGTGATCGAAAGAAACATTCCCATGTCCATACCAGTGACAAGCCCTACTACTGCAAGATCCGAGGCTGtgacaaatcctacactcacccgAGTTCTCTGAGGAAGCACATGAAGATTCACTGCAAGTCCCCCCCACCTTCTCCAGGAGCCCTTGGTTACTCATCAGTGGGGACTCCGGTGGGTGCCCCCTTGTCCCCTGTGCTGGACCCAGCCAGGAGTCGCTCTAGCACTCTGTCCCCTCAGGTGACCAACCTCAATGAGTGGTACGTTTGCCAGGCCAGTGGGGCCCCCAGCCACCTCCACACACCTTCCAGCAACGGAACCACCTCTGAGTCTGAAGATGAGGAAATGTATGGGAACCCGGAAGTTGTGCGGACGATACATTAG
- the Zic2 gene encoding zinc finger protein ZIC 2, with product MLLDAGPQFPAIGVGSFARHHHHSAAAAAAAAAEMQDRELSLAAAQNGFVDSAAAHMGAFKLNPGAHELSPGQSSAFTSQGPGAYPGSAAAAAAAAALGPHAAHVGSYSGPPFNSTRDFLFRSRGFGDSAPGGGQHGLFGPGAGGLHHAHSDAQGHLLFPGLPEQHGPHSSQNVLNGQMRLGLPGEVFGRSEQYRQVASPRTDPYSAAQLHNQYGPMNMNMGMNMAAAAAHHHHHHHHPGAFFRYMRQQCIKQELICKWIDPEQLSNPKKSCNKTFSTMHELVTHVSVEHVGGPEQSNHVCFWEECPREGKPFKAKYKLVNHIRVHTGEKPFPCPFPGCGKVFARSENLKIHKRTHTGEKPFQCEFEGCDRRFANSSDRKKHMHVHTSDKPYLCKMCDKSYTHPSSLRKHMKVHESSPQGSESSPAASSGYESSTPPGLVSPSSEPQSSSNLSPAAAAAAAAAAAAAAAVSAVHRSGGSGSGGGSGGGSGGGSGGGGGGAGGGGGGSSGGGSATAGGHSGLSSNFNEWYV from the exons ATGCTTCTGGACGCGGGGCCGCAGTTCCCGGCCATCGGGGTGGGCAGCTTTGCGCGCCACCATCACCATTCGGCAGCCGCGGCAGCGGCGGCGGCCGCGGAGATGCAAGACCGTGAACTGAGCCTGGCGGCAGCGCAGAATGGCTTCGTAGACTCGGCCGCTGCGCACATGGGAGCCTTTAAGCTCAACCCGGGCGCACACGAGCTGTCCCCTGGCCAGAGCTCGGCGTTCACGTCTCAGGGCCCCGGCGCCTACCCCGGCTCCGCGGCGGCCGCCGCCGCAGCCGCCGCGCTCGGGCCCCACGCTGCGCATGTTGGCTCTTACTCCGGGCCGCCCTTCAACTCCACTCGGGACTTCCTGTTCCGCAGCCGCGGCTTCGGGGACTCGGCGCCGGGCGGAGGGCAGCATGGGCTATTCGGGCCGGGTGCGGGTGGCCTTCACCACGCGCACTCGGACGCGCAGGGCCACCTCCTCTTCCCTGGCCTCCCGGAGCAGCATGGGCCGCACAGCTCGCAGAATGTGCTCAATGGGCAGATGCGCCTCGGGCTGCCTGGAGAAGTGTTCGGGCGCTCGGAGCAATATCGCCAGGTGGCCAGCCCGCGGACCGACCCGTACTCGGCGGCGCAGCTCCACAATCAGTACGGCCCCATGAATATGAACATGGGTATGAACATGGCAGCGGCCGcggcccaccaccaccaccaccaccaccaccccggtGCCTTTTTCCGCTACATGCGGCAGCAGTGCATCAAGCAGGAGCTCATCTGCAAGTGGATCGACCCCGAACAGCTCAGCAACCCCAAGAAGAGCTGCAACAAAACTTTCAGCACCATGCACGAGCTGGTGACCCATGTCTCGGTGGAGCATGTCGGAGGCCCGGAACAGAGCAACCATGTCTGCTTCTGGGAGGAGTGTCCTCGCGAAGGCAAGCCCTTCAAGGCCAAATACAAACTGGTCAACCACATCCGCGTGCACACAGGCGAGAAACCCTTTCCCTGCCCCTTCCCGGGCTGCGGCAAGGTCTTCGCGCGCTCCGAGAACCTCAAGATCCACAAAAGGACCCACACAG GGGAGAAGCCTTTCCAGTGTGAGTTTGAGGGCTGCGACCGGCGCTTTGCCAACAGTAGCGACCGGAAGAAGCACATGCACGTCCACACCTCCGATAAGCCCTATCTCTGCAAGATGTGTGACAAGTCCTACACGCACCCCAGTTCCCTGCGGAAGCACATGAAG GTCCATGAGTCCTCCCCTCAGGGCTCTGAGTCCTCCCCCGCCGCCAGCTCAGGCTACGAGTCATCCACGCCCCCGGGGCTGGTGTCCCCCAGCTCCGAGCCTCAGAGCAGCTCCAATCTCTCtcccgcggcggcggcggcggcggcagcggcagcggcggcggcggccgcgGTGTCCGCCGTGCACCGGAGCGGAGGCTCCGGCTCGGGAGGCGGCTCGGGAGGCGGCTCCGGCGGTGGCAGCGGTGGGGGCGGCGGTGGGGCGGGCGGCGGGGGCGGCGGCAGCTCTGGTGGGGGCAGTGCGACAGCCGGGGGCCACAGCGGCCTCTCCtccaacttcaatgaatggtacgTGTGA